GGTGGCGAAGACCGGCATTCCGCGCATCGTGCGCGTCGACCTGACCGATGACTACGCCGTCGAGGCCGGCATGGTGTGCGGCGGGGTCATGGATGTGCTGGTTGAGCCCCTGCCCCCCGATGCTGACCCGGCTGGTTGACGTTCGCTTCGTCCGCTACGACGGAGTGGTCAAGCGGCAGGTCGTGGCCTCCCTGCTCGGCGAGTGCGGCGGCGAGATCCGCCTCGCGGTCCCGTTTGGCAGTCGCTTTCACACCCTGCGCGGACCGTGGACCCCGCCGACGGCTGCCATCTACCACTTCTGGCGGGAAGGCTGGCACAACGTCTGCACGATCGTCTCGGCGAAGACGCGGCGTCCTGCTTTCCTCTACTGCGATATCCACGCCCCACCCGACTTCGACGAGGAGCGGCTCACTGTCATTGACCTCGATCTCGATGTGATTGTCTACCCGGACCGCTCCTTCCGGATCCAGGACGAAGAGGAATTTGCGGCAAACAGCATCGCGCTCGGCTATCCAGAAGCGTTCGTGAGAGGAGCGCGCGCTGCGCTCGCCTCGCTGACTGAGAGCCTCCGAGCGGGGCGCGGCCTGTTTACGACAGACCGCTTTTTCTCTCTCGCTCCCGACGAAGCAGCCGCCCTCGGGCTCGACCTGCCGCCTCCTGTTGCTGAGGAGAGAGCGCGAGAGAAGTTCGGTCCGACGCGAGCGTCGGACTGAAACATCTTGGGCTGCAATCGCCTATTATGGTAGGCCGAAAACGCGGGTCGCCGTTGCCTGGGAGGAAAAGACGATGGCGAGCAGTCAGACGCCAGTGCGCCGACGGCGGATCTTTGGCCTTGGCGTGGGCCAGGTCCTCGTGCTCCTCATCGCGTTGGTGGTGGCCGCCGCGGGCGGCTATTTCGGCTACCAACGCCTCTTCGTGCCCGAAACTGCCGCCGCTGCCCGCGTGCAGACTCAGCCGGTCCGGCGAGGCAATCTAGCGGCGACGGTCAACTCGACCGGCACCGTCCAAGCGGTCAACACGGCGCGGCTTGCCTTCCGCGGCGGCGGCACCCTCGCTGAAGTTCTCGTGAAGGTGGGAGACCCAGTAACAGCCGGGCAGCCGCTCGCTCGTCTTGACACCAAGGAGCTTGAGATCTCGCTCCGGCAGGCACAGGCGAACCTCTCCTCGGCGCAGGCTCGGTTGGCGCAAACGCTCGCGGGCGCGACGGAGAGCGAGATCCAGTCGGCGGTCGCTGCTGTTGCCAGCGCTCAGGCGCAGCTCGTTCGCGCAAGGAACGACTATGAAAAACTGGTCGCCGGCCCCACCCCAGCCGAGATCCAGCAGGCGGCCGCAGCGCTCGAAAAGGCGCGCAACGCCCTCCAGTCGGCGCAAAGTGATTACGACCGGATCGCGTGGCGCGGCGATGCGGGGGCGACCCCGCAGGCCGTGGCGCTCGCCAACGCGACCGCAGACTATCAGACAGCGCTCGCAAACTACAACGCGAAGATTGCGCCGCCGAACCCGAATGATCTCGAGGCAGCACGCCAAGCCGTCGCAAGCGCGGAGCGGAATGTCGAGTCCGCGAACGCGCGCCTTGCGCAGCTCCGCGCCGGGCCGCTCCCCAGCGATGTGGCCGCTGCCCGCGCAGCGGTTGAGACCGCGGCCGCGCAAGTGGCAAGCGCGCAATTGAACCTTGAGCGAGCGACGCTGACTGCTCCCTTCAACGGCGTGGTTCAGGCAGTCACTGCTTCGCCGGGCGAGGTGGTTTCGGGCGCGTTCATCACCTTGGTCGACCCGAACACCCTCCGCCTCGATGTCAATGTCGATGAAAACGATGTTGCGCGCGTCGAACTGAACCAAGTGGCGACGGTCACGCTCGACGCGCTCCCTGGCCGCACCTTCCGTGGGCGGGTCGTCGCGATTGCGCCGACCGCGACGGTGGCCCAGGGGGTTGCCTCCTACCTCGTTTCAGTGGCGATCGACCAGCCGCAGGGCATCAAGCCCGGAATGACGGCGAGTGTGCAGATCGTCGTCGAGGAGCGAGCGAACGTTCTCCTTGCTCCGGCGCGTGCGGTTAGAACGCAGGGGCGTCAGCGCTTTGTCGAGGTGTTGACGCCAAGCGGGCAGATCGAAACGCGGGCGGTGACGATCGGGCTGAGCAACGACCAGCAGGTCGAGATCACCAACGGCGTGCGGGAAGGGGAGCTGCTCGTTCTCGCGACCACCACCACCCGTCCCGGCGTTACAACGGGGCCGGGCGGCGTGCCCGGCTTTCCTGGCGTTCCGATTCCCCGCTAAACTCCCGGCGTCCCCGAGGCAACCCCTTTCACGAGGACGGCGCATGGTTCGCTTCGTTCGCCGCCGTTCGGCTTGCTTGGCTGCGGCGGTTCTCTTTGCGATCTCCCCAGCACTCACGCTTCCGGCGCAGTCGTCGACGCCGGCGCTGCTGCTAACCAAGCATCCGGCCCCGGTGCTGGCCGAACCCGGCTACCCGATCGACATTTTCACCGATGACTTCTCCACGCCGACTCTCGACCCGGGGTGGTATTTCATCCGTCAGGATGCTGACCACTGGCGCACCGGCCCCCCCGAGGAAGCGTTTCAGATCATCACTCAGCAGGGCGATATCTATGGAGCTGGAGCAACGGCGCGCAATATCACCCTGCGCGGGGCGCCGGAAGACTGGGAGATCCGAACGAAACTGACCTTCGACCCTCTGCTTCCGACCCAGCAGGCGGGGCTGATCTTCTACGAAAGCGACATCAGCTACGTGAAACTGGTGCGGATTGCGCTCCCGCCGCAGTTTCCCGGACAGGGCTTTCACCGCGTCGTGATGCTCTATCACCTGAACGATGAGACCAAAGCGGTCGGCGAGCTGAATGTGCCCGACACGACGCTCTATCTGCGGATGCGGCGCGTCGGCGGCCGGGTTGACGGCTGGTGGTCAGCCGACGGTGTCAACTGGATCGCTGTCGCCACGATGCTCGAGGTGTTTGTTCGAGGCAGCGTCGGCCTGTTTGCCGTCAACGGCAATGACAACGTCGGGACGGGGCCGACTGCCCGCTATCACTGGTTTCAGCTGTACACCATCGTCGGCATTGGCTACGACACCCTCGGCGTTGCGACGCCCAGCGTCATCAAGGATGGCGCAACGTACAAAATGTGGTTCACTGGGCTCGGAGACAATCCGCCCGCGACGGCCCAAGCAATCGGCTATGCCGAGTCGCCCGACGGCATCCGCTGGACCCGGCCGTTCACCGCTCCGGTTTTCGTTGGGCAGGGGCCGCCCAGCAATGACCGATTTGTGATCGAGCCGACGGTGCTGAAAGAGGGGCCGCTCTACCACATGTGGTATTTCGGCTACTCCGTGGTGCAGGGGCGGCGGCTGGGAGATGTCTACTACGCCACCTCGAGCGACGGCATCAATTGGCGGCGGGAAAACCGGACCCGAGAAGGGGTCGTCCTCCCCGTGCTTGCTGTCGGCACGCCCGGGACCTGGGATGACCTCGAAGTGCGGCCGGGGCGCGTGATCCGCGAAGGGGCGACATTGGTGATGTATTACACTGGGCGCTCGCAGCGCGGCGGTATCGGCATTGGTCGGGCCACTTCCACCGATGGGCGGATCTGGACGAAAAGCCCCGGCCCCCTGATCCCAAATGCGTCCAATCCTCGGAGCGTTACGCGCGTCGGCACGACCCTGACGATGCTCTACAGCCAAGGGGGGCGCATCCTTGCCTCAACCTCGACCGACGGCCTGACTTGGTCGCCGGGAGTTCCCGTGCTCGGGCCCGGTCCGCGTGGAGCATGGGACGCTGAGGCGCTGGCGGATGCGTGGGGGATCATCGACGACGGCGTGCTGAAAGTGTGGTATAGCGCCGGCACGATCGGCCGGGTCGGCTACGCCCAAGCGACGAGCGGCCTCATCTCGCAGACGTTTCTCCCGTTTGCATGGCTTGAACGGCGAGGGCTGCTCGCCACCTCTCCCTGAACGGCGGAGCGCGCTCGTCGCCTGCTGGCGAGGGGAAGGGAGCTGCTCTCGCGCGAGCGGCCCTGTGCTTGGCATCTTGCAGCGTCCTGCTGCTCCGCGAACCAGCCTCTCCGCCGCGGTGCCTGCGGACCAGCAGCGCGAGGGGACGATAGCGGAGGCGCGCCTGAGCAAGGGGCACGCCAGCGAGGGCACTCGGCTACCATTGCGACGTGACGTTCTCGTTTACCGTCCTTGCGACTGACGGCGCTGCCCGGCGGGGGCGGCTGGTCACGGCTCGGGCGACGGTAGAGACGCCGGCGTTCATGCCGGTGGGCACGCTCGCAACGGTGAAAACCCTCCGTCCCGAGCAGGTAGCTGCACTTGGCTACCGCCTCATCTTGGCGAACACCTATCACCTCCATCTGCAGCCGGGAGAAGCGATCGTGGCGCGGCTCGGGGGAGTGCAGCAGATGATGGGGTGGCCCGGGGCGATCCTCACGGATTCCGGCGGCTATCAGGTGTTCAGCCTCTCCGCCCTGCGGGAGGTTGATGATGACGGCGTCACGTTCAGCACCCCCCGTGGTCCGCGCCGCCTGACGCCCGAACTGGCAATGGCGATCCAGCAGACGCTCGGCTCCGACATCGCGATGGTGCTCGATGACGTGCCGCCGATGGACGCGTCGCCTGAGGCGCAGCGCAGCGCCATGGAGCGCACCCACCGCTGGGCGCTGCGCTCGCTGGCGATCCCGCAACGGCCCGATCAGGCGCGGTTCGCGATCGTGCAAGGCGGCGCAAACCCGGAGTGGCGGCGCGAATCGGCGGCATTCTTGGCGGCCTATCCCTTCGACGGCTTCGGCATCGGCGGGCTCTCGCTCGGAGAAGCCAAGCCGCTCACCTGGACCCTGACTGCAGCTGCCTGCTCGGCGCTGCCGCCGGACCGTCCGCGCTACCTGATGGGCGTCGGCGCGCCGGACGATCTGATCCGCGGGGTCGCGCTTGGGGTCGACCTCTTCGACAGTGTCCTGCCGACGCGGCTCGCGCGTCACGGCGCCGTCTTTACCCGCTTCGGTCAGCTGTCGCTCAAAGGAAGCCGGCTCGCTGCCGACCCGCGGCCGATCGACGAAGGATGCGATTGTCTCGCCTGCCAACGCTATTCGCGAGGCTGGCTGCGGCATCTGCTCATGATCGGGGAGCCGCTCGGGATGCGGTTGGCGACTGTGCATAATCTGCGGTTTCTCTCGACCCTCATGCATGACCTGCGCCGCGCGATTGAGGAAGGACGTCTCGCGGCGTTCGCCGCCAGCTATCCCTATGGATCGGTTCGAAGAGGCGATCTTCCCGCGGCGTGAACTGTTTGGCCGAGCGCTGCTCCGGCTGGTCAACTTGGCTGACCAACGGGGAGTGTCGCTTCGGGTGGATGAATTCCGCGCGGTGTTGCCTCTTGGCGAGAGCGAACTCTCCTATGAGCTCCAGCTGTTTGGCCGGACGGTCGTGCGGCGCATTGAGCGGGGCCGCGTCGTTGCGCGGTTCGAAACCTACGACTTCGAGCA
Above is a genomic segment from Dehalococcoidia bacterium containing:
- a CDS encoding DUF402 domain-containing protein; translated protein: MLTRLVDVRFVRYDGVVKRQVVASLLGECGGEIRLAVPFGSRFHTLRGPWTPPTAAIYHFWREGWHNVCTIVSAKTRRPAFLYCDIHAPPDFDEERLTVIDLDLDVIVYPDRSFRIQDEEEFAANSIALGYPEAFVRGARAALASLTESLRAGRGLFTTDRFFSLAPDEAAALGLDLPPPVAEERAREKFGPTRASD
- a CDS encoding efflux RND transporter periplasmic adaptor subunit; the encoded protein is MASSQTPVRRRRIFGLGVGQVLVLLIALVVAAAGGYFGYQRLFVPETAAAARVQTQPVRRGNLAATVNSTGTVQAVNTARLAFRGGGTLAEVLVKVGDPVTAGQPLARLDTKELEISLRQAQANLSSAQARLAQTLAGATESEIQSAVAAVASAQAQLVRARNDYEKLVAGPTPAEIQQAAAALEKARNALQSAQSDYDRIAWRGDAGATPQAVALANATADYQTALANYNAKIAPPNPNDLEAARQAVASAERNVESANARLAQLRAGPLPSDVAAARAAVETAAAQVASAQLNLERATLTAPFNGVVQAVTASPGEVVSGAFITLVDPNTLRLDVNVDENDVARVELNQVATVTLDALPGRTFRGRVVAIAPTATVAQGVASYLVSVAIDQPQGIKPGMTASVQIVVEERANVLLAPARAVRTQGRQRFVEVLTPSGQIETRAVTIGLSNDQQVEITNGVREGELLVLATTTTRPGVTTGPGGVPGFPGVPIPR
- the tgt gene encoding tRNA guanosine(34) transglycosylase Tgt; the protein is MTFSFTVLATDGAARRGRLVTARATVETPAFMPVGTLATVKTLRPEQVAALGYRLILANTYHLHLQPGEAIVARLGGVQQMMGWPGAILTDSGGYQVFSLSALREVDDDGVTFSTPRGPRRLTPELAMAIQQTLGSDIAMVLDDVPPMDASPEAQRSAMERTHRWALRSLAIPQRPDQARFAIVQGGANPEWRRESAAFLAAYPFDGFGIGGLSLGEAKPLTWTLTAAACSALPPDRPRYLMGVGAPDDLIRGVALGVDLFDSVLPTRLARHGAVFTRFGQLSLKGSRLAADPRPIDEGCDCLACQRYSRGWLRHLLMIGEPLGMRLATVHNLRFLSTLMHDLRRAIEEGRLAAFAASYPYGSVRRGDLPAA